The window GTGCATGTGGCCGGTGCTTTCCCAAATAATTTTTTTACCACATCAAGCCGGGGACTTATTTCCTTTAACTGGACATTTTTAGACTTGGCAAAATCCAATAAAGATTGATTTCGATGCAATGGAAGAGATCGAAAAGAACTAACCACATTTAGACCAAGATCTATTGCTTGAACTGCATATTTAATTGCAGATCCTTCCGCCCCAATTGGTAGCATTATGGCTACACTGCGAGCATCAGTAGTTTCGGCGAGAGTAGGTAAATCCGAGGAAATAATATTATCACAAAATCTTTGACCTTGTTTTTGTTTATTATCGTCTATAAAACCAACAGCTTTAATTCCAGTGAAGTTAGCAAATTTTTCGCCACCACCACCACACCCAATGATTATGAATGGATTAAATTCTTGTAATTCCTGAACAGAGGCCACAAAATACAAAAGATCACTCCTGATAAATTTACTGAATAAGTGAAATATTACATTACTTATTTATTTAATAAATGTCAAACCAAGATATATACTTTAGGTAGCATGTATAATTCTATTGTGGAGGCATGATTATGATAGAAAGAATACTTAAAGATTTAGGCCGAATAAATGGGGTAAGTGGATCCCTCGTGGTTGGTAAAGATGGTTTGATAATCGAAAGCGAAGTTCCAACCGATATAGATTCAGAGTTAGTTGCTGCAATGGCTTCTGCTGTTTTTGGTACTGCAGAACGTTCTGCAGAAGAAATGAAACACCAACCTCTCCAGCAAGTCATGATTGAGGGTAGTAAAGGTAAAACCTTGATGATTGATGCCGGTGAAGGCATACTGGTAGTGATTGCAGATATAGATATTAATCTTGGTCTGATTAGGATTGAGATGCGTCGCAGTGCTGAAAGAGTTGTGGAATTCCTAACTTAATACTATTGGGAATTCCCAAAAAAATTTATTAACACAAAATCGTCGCATATATCATTCATATCCCTTGAACTCGATAATTATAATAGCAATCATCCCTGAACCACCCTGAAAATTGCAATTGGATATTATTGCACTGGAGGTCACACTTTGAGAAAACCTTACGTTATACTCATTGGAAGTGCTTCGGGAATTGGAAAATCAACCATCGCTTCTGAGTTAGCTAAAGAGCTGGGTATTAAACATCTTATTGAAACTGATTTCATTCGTGAAATAGTTCGAGGCATCATTGGTCCCGATTACGCACCTGCCTTGCATAAGTCATCATATAATGCATATGTTACTTTAAGAGATAAACAACGTTATGGTGACAATACTGAAAGTTTGATTGATGCTGGTTTTGAGGAACATGCTTCTTTTGTTATACCTGCTATTGAGAGGGTTATTAAAAGAGCCGTTGATGACTTTAATGATGTGGTAATTGAAGGAGTCCATCTTGTTCCCGGATTATTAGATATAGAAAAATTCAAGAATGACGCATCCATCCACTTTTTTGTGCTTTCTGCTGATGAAGAAGTGCATAAAGAGAGATTCGTGAGAAGGGCTATGAAAATTAAGAGGGGAGGAAAACATCTGGACTATTTCAAAGAAAATCGGATCATAAATAATTATCTAGTTCAACAAGCATTTGAGCATCGAGTTCCTGTGATAAACAACTTAGATATTAATGATACCAAAAAGAGGATGCTCACTCTGATAAAGGAAATATGTAAAGAGATGATTTTCCGTCATTCTGTTGACCAGTTAGAGGTTGAAACTGATATAATTCTTAACAAGTATGGCGGTCGCATAATGGATGTTTCATATTTCCTCCCTGGTTTTGGAGAGCCCTTAAAGAGAAAAGTTAATGTTTATGACCCTGTTGAGGCTAAAAGATTTATTAATTTACTCGAAGAAAATCCTAAAAGGAAAAAAGATTTAGAAGGACTTTATGGGCTTTCAGGAAATATTCATCGGCACAAAATCTGTGCCCCTGACAAAAAAAGTCTTAAATCTATGATTAAAGAACTAGATGAAAAGGGATTACTCTATAAATCAGATGAATAGAGTTATTGGACACGATTAAATTGATCTGTTGATTAAAAAAAATCTTTTTTTTTGATGAGTTAGTTAAATTTTCAAAAAAAATGAAAATGTTCAGACGATTTTTTTTTAAATTAAATGATTATTTCAGAGTATTATAGATTTGATTCAATAAAATAATTGGAGTAATAAATTTGAGTAAAATGTTTTCTGACTGCCCAATATGTAAGGCACGTCAAAAAATGGAAGTGACTACAAAAACTGAAAAAATCCCCTATTTTGGGGAGATCATGGAATCAACACTTTTATGCCATGAATGCGGCTATAAACATGCTGATACCATTTGTATTGAAAAAAAAGATCCTGTCAAATACGTTCTCCTAATTGGGAAGGATAATTTAAATGCCAGGGTGGTGAAATCACAGTCAACTACCATGACGATTCCCGAACTAGGGCTTAAGGTGGAACCAGGACCCCAATCACAAGGATATGTCTCTAATGTAGAAGGAGTTCTTGATCGATTCGAAAAAGCGGTTAAAACCGCTTTGTCATGGACTGAAGATCAGCAAAGCAGGGAAAATGCAGTTAAAATAATGGAATTCATTGATGAAGTTAAAAATGGTAATAAAAAGGTTACTTTAATACTGGAAGATCCTTTTGGCCATAGCATTATCATACATGAAAATGCTCAAAAAACTGAATTGACCCAAGATGAGATTAAAAGATTAAAAACTGGATTTCTCACATTTGAAAATGAGGAATTAGAATATGAATGAAAAGGATATATGATTTTTGAAAAATTTGCACATTTCTTGAGTTGATTGTACGGTTTAAGTAAAAAAATAAAAAAAAAATGTTTACGTAACCCATAAAAAGGTACTTAATCCATAAATGGAATATCTGATTCTTCTTCTGGAACGTCTTTGAGTTTAAGTGTCCTTTTTACATCCATACTCAAAGCATCACAATCTGCTTTTATTGCATGTAAGTGCATCAATATCCTCTTTTTTTCCTCATTAATTCTTTCAATATTCTGATAAGGATAGATCGACTCTTTCAGCATTTCATACTCTATTGTGGTGTATGGATATTCGTTTAGTTGCTCGCAAACCTTAACCAGCACTTCACCAAGGAACTTGTTCATTTCAACTTTTACCCTTTCTCTGATCATCTTGTCAGAGTCGAGATTTTGTTTCATCAAGCGCACGACTTCGGCTTTGGCGAAGGGCAAATCTTCCCCTTCTTCTTGTGAACTTTCATCTTGATCATCAGATTGGATAATTTCTTCATTTTCTTCTTGTAAATCTTCTTGGTTAAATTCTTCTTCATTTTCGTCGTACATTACGGGTTCTCCTGATAATTTCAAAATAGTGCCACTACTAAAATGTTATGTGCAGGGTCTCTTATATAGATATGGTTAAAATGATGATTTACGTGCAAAATTTATGCTGATTTATACTTATATCATGACAATAATCATAGATCAAATAAAAAATATTGGCAGTACTGAGTAACCTTAGTAGAATATTTCATTTGTGAATGTATATGTCTTATTGCATTTTATCTAATTCTAGACTTAGGTCCAATGATCTTGCAGAATGAGTCATGTATCCAGTGGATATAACATCCACCCCTGTCTTTGCAAAAGGAACAATATTTTCAGAATTAATTCCACCCGAAACCTCAATTAAGATATTATTATGGAGATTTTCCTTATCGAGAACTGATAAAACATTTTTAACTTCATCTGGAGACATGTTATCGAGCATTATAATATCTGCCCCTGCTTTGGCAGCTTGAAGTGTTTCTTCAATGGTTTCAACTTCTATTTCTATTTTTTTAGTGAAACTGGCATATTTTCGGGCCCGAGACACGGCTTCAGCTACATCCCCAACCAAAGCCAAGTGGTTGTCCTTGATTAGTATACCATCATCAAGACGATAACGATGGGTATCTCCTCCTCCAGCCCGGATGGCATCTTTCTCAAAAAATTGAAGCCCCGGAGTGGTTTTACGAGTTCCAGCGAGGATGACATTAGGATTGGCCTTTTTAACCATTTTAACCATTTTTGCTGTTAAAGTTGCAATTCCACTCATTCGCATCATAAGATTGAGAACAGTACGTTCTAAACTCAGGATATCATGAGGATCACCAGAGATTTCCATGATAATTTGACCTTCCTGAACCTTTTCACCATCATTTTTCATGATTTTGGTTTCCACTCCAAACTCAGTGAAAATTTCAGATGCCAAGTACACTCCAGCAACTGTTCCCTCTTCGTTAGATATTATCTTACCATTGACTTGCATTCCCTTTGGGATCAATGCACGGGTAGTGATATCCTCAAAACCTAAATCATTGGAAATAATATTTTTAAGGCCATAGATCATGATTACACCTTACTTGTTTCCCCTACATAATTTAATAAAATTTTATTGAATCATTCATAAAATAATATCATCCATATAGAAAAATGAATGCATTAGAATCATTTTCAATAATAGAATTATGAAATGAATGATTATAGCTGGAATACTTATAATATTTTATTAAATTTGGAATATATATTTTCACCTTCAAATAAATACGAGTTATTATGGATATAGGCTAAATATTGATATAGAATCTATTTAAAACATTAATCCATAAACTATTAAAAAAATAAAGAGAATAATAGAAGTATATCCAATAATAAAATAGCCTTTAAGAACATGAATCATAACGAACATAAAACCAATAAGAAGAAATTTTTTTACTGAACATTAAGAATTTATATGAACTTGGTGAATCTGTATGGAGCTAATATTTTTAGGAACATCATCTGCGCTCCCAACTACTAAAAGAAATCATTCAGCTATAGCTTTGAAGGCTTTTGGAGAAGTTATGCTTTTTGATTGTGGGGAAGGCACCCAACGACAGATGACACATCTTAAACTTAGCCCAATGAAGATAAACCAAATTTTCATCACACACCTTCATGGTGACCATTTTTTGGGATTGCCTGGCTTGATACAGTCCATGGCCTTTAGAGGAAGGAAGAATTCATTGCACATCTACGGTCCAGAAGGAATTATAAAAACTGTAGAAAACATTAAAAATTTGGGTTACTATTCCCTATCATTTCCCATCAATGCACATGAAATCAGGGGGATAAATGAAGGAATAATTAGAGAAACAGAAGAATATATAATTAAGTCTTGCCCCATGCAACATTCCATCCCTAACTTGGCTTATTCAGTTGAAGAAAAACGATCACCTAAATTCCAGAAAGATAAGGCTTTAGAATTGGGCTTAAAACCGGGACCTGATTTCGGTAAACTTCAAAGAGGTATCTCAGTAGAGGTTAATGGCAAAATAATAAAACCTGCAGAAGTACTTGGTGAAAAAAGGAAAGGAAGGAAATTTGTCTACTCTGGAGACACCCGTCCGTGCGCTGAAATGGTTAAATTCGCTTACCAAGCCGATGTTTTAATACATGAATCAACATTTGATTCGGCCCAAGAAGATAAAGCCCTGAAAACAGGCCATTCAACTAGTACTCATGCAGCAACAATAGCAAAAGAAGCTGAAGTGTCTAACTTAATTCTTTTCCACATGAGCACCCGTTATAGGGATAGTGATATGTTAAAAAAAGAAGCAAAAGAAATATTCCAAAAGGTTACAGTAGCTGAAGATTATATGGTCTTTGAGGTGAAAAAACATGACTGATCCTGATC is drawn from Methanobacterium sp. and contains these coding sequences:
- a CDS encoding ZPR1 zinc finger domain-containing protein encodes the protein MSKMFSDCPICKARQKMEVTTKTEKIPYFGEIMESTLLCHECGYKHADTICIEKKDPVKYVLLIGKDNLNARVVKSQSTTMTIPELGLKVEPGPQSQGYVSNVEGVLDRFEKAVKTALSWTEDQQSRENAVKIMEFIDEVKNGNKKVTLILEDPFGHSIIIHENAQKTELTQDEIKRLKTGFLTFENEELEYE
- the nadC gene encoding carboxylating nicotinate-nucleotide diphosphorylase; amino-acid sequence: MIYGLKNIISNDLGFEDITTRALIPKGMQVNGKIISNEEGTVAGVYLASEIFTEFGVETKIMKNDGEKVQEGQIIMEISGDPHDILSLERTVLNLMMRMSGIATLTAKMVKMVKKANPNVILAGTRKTTPGLQFFEKDAIRAGGGDTHRYRLDDGILIKDNHLALVGDVAEAVSRARKYASFTKKIEIEVETIEETLQAAKAGADIIMLDNMSPDEVKNVLSVLDKENLHNNILIEVSGGINSENIVPFAKTGVDVISTGYMTHSARSLDLSLELDKMQ
- the rnz gene encoding ribonuclease Z yields the protein MELIFLGTSSALPTTKRNHSAIALKAFGEVMLFDCGEGTQRQMTHLKLSPMKINQIFITHLHGDHFLGLPGLIQSMAFRGRKNSLHIYGPEGIIKTVENIKNLGYYSLSFPINAHEIRGINEGIIRETEEYIIKSCPMQHSIPNLAYSVEEKRSPKFQKDKALELGLKPGPDFGKLQRGISVEVNGKIIKPAEVLGEKRKGRKFVYSGDTRPCAEMVKFAYQADVLIHESTFDSAQEDKALKTGHSTSTHAATIAKEAEVSNLILFHMSTRYRDSDMLKKEAKEIFQKVTVAEDYMVFEVKKHD